One genomic segment of Anguilla anguilla isolate fAngAng1 chromosome 2, fAngAng1.pri, whole genome shotgun sequence includes these proteins:
- the LOC118218353 gene encoding leucine-rich repeat transmembrane protein FLRT3-like, with translation MTWKHSSCVLFLSRVGVILGLLIPAARATSCPSSCRCDGTFIYCNDRGLTSIPLGIPEDATILYLQNNRINSAGIPAELRRLVQVEKIYLYCNNLEEFPTNLPRNVKELHLQENNVRTITHSSMGQIPFIEELHLDDNSVSAVSIEEGAFRDSNHLRLLFLSRNHLSSIPLGLPTTIEELRFDDNRISSISEEALQDLINLKRLVLDGNLLNNKRIGEMAFINLINLTELSLVRNSLTSPPANLPGTSLEKLQLQDNHINRVPPGAFAFLRQLYRLDLSGNNLSSLPLGVFDDLDNLTHLLLRNNPWYCDCGMKWVRDWLRSLPSKVNVRGLMCQGPDKVKGMAIKDLATDLFNCAAADIPPTYETGTVSNNLPPSRGQWPVFVTKRPVVKGPDLSKHYRGPTPSGKKITNIVVRSAGAETVHISWEVAQPMTALRLSWLRMGHSSSFGSITETIVQGEKTDYLLTALEPDSSYRICMVPMETSNVYLSDEAPVCIETETGSLRAYKPTTTLNREQEKEPYKNSNLPLAPIIGGAVAFLAIIVLALVCWYVHRNGSLFSRNCTYNKGRRRKDDYAEAGTKKDNSILEIRETSFQMIPINHGIVSKEEFIIHTIFPPNGLSLYKSPHSDNNSCNRSYRDSGIPDSDYSHS, from the coding sequence ATGACCTGGAAGCACAGCTCCTGCGTCCTCTTCCTCAGCAGGGTGGGGGTAATCCTGGGCCTGCTGATCCCAGCGGCGAGGGCAACATCCTGCCCCTCGTCGTGCCGCTGTGACGGGACGTTCATCTACTGCAACGATCGAGGCCTTACCTCCATCCCCCTGGGGATCCCCGAGGACGCCACCATCCTGTACCTGCAGAACAACCGCATCAACAGCGCAGGGATCCCCGCAGAGCTTCGCAGGCTCGTCCAGGTGGAGAAGATTTACCTGTACTGCAACAACCTGGAGGAGTTCCCCACCAACCTGCCCAGGAACGTCAAGGAGCTGCACCTGCAGGAGAACAACGTCCGGACTATCACTCACTCCTCGATGGGCCAGATCCCCTTCATTGAGGAGCTGCACCTGGACGACAACTCAGTCTCGGCCGTCAGCATCGAGGAAGGGGCGTTCCGGGACAGCAACCACCTCCGGCTGCTCTTCCTGTCCCGGAACCACCTGAGTTCCATCCCCCTGGGCCTGCCCACGACCATCGAGGAGCTGCGATTCGACGACAACCGCATCTCCTCCATCTCCGAGGAGGCCCTGCAGGACCTCATAAACCTCAAGCGGCTGGTGCTGGATGGCAACCTGCTCAACAACAAGCGGATCGGGGAGATGGCCTTCATCAACCTGATCAACTTGACGGAGCTCTCGCTGGTGCGCAACTCCCTCACCTCCCCGCCCGCTAACCTGCCCGGTACCAGCCTGGAGAAGCTCCAGCTGCAGGACAACCACATCAACCGGGTCCCGCCGGGGGCCTTCGCCTTCCTGCGCCAGCTCTACCGGCTGGACCTTTCCGGAAACAACCTGAGCAGCCTCCCCCTGGGTGTCTTCGACGACCTGGACAACCTCACCCACCTGCTCCTGCGAAACAACCCCTGGTACTGCGACTGCGGGATGAAGTGGGTGCGGGACTGGCTGCGCTCCCTGCCGTCCAAGGTCAACGTGCGGGGCCTAATGTGCCAGGGCCCCGACAAGGTCAAGGGCATGGCCATCAAGGACCTGGCCACGGACCTCTTCAACTGTGCGGCGGCCGACATCCCCCCGACCTATGAGACCGGTACTGTTTCGAATAACCTGCCCCCTTCCAGAGGACAGTGGCCTGTGTTTGTCACCAAAAGACCGGTAGTCAAGGGGCCGGACTTAAGTAAACATTACCGCGGCCCTACGCCGTCGGGGAAGAAGATCACCAACATCGTCGTGAGGTCCGCCGGAGCGGAGACCGTGCACATTTCCTGGGAGGTGGCCCAGCCGATGACCGCACTGAGGCTGAGCTGGCTCAGGATGGGTCACAGCTCCTCGTTTGGGTCCATCACGGAGACCATCGTCCAGGGCGAGAAGACCGATTACCTGCTGACCGCCCTCGAGCCGGACTCCTCTTACCGGATATGCATGGTTCCTATGGAAACCAGCAACGTTTACCTTTCCGACGAAGCGCCCGTCTGCATAGAAACGGAAACCGGATCCCTGAGGGCCTACAAGCCCACCACGACCCTCAACCGGGAGCAGGAGAAGGAGCCTTACAAAAATTCCAACCTGCCGCTGGCGCCGATTATTGGCGGAGCCGTGGCGTTTCTGGCGATCATCGTCCTGGCGCTGGTGTGCTGGTACGTTCACAGGAACGGCTCCCTCTTTTCCAGGAACTGCACCTACAACAAAGGCCGCCGGAGAAAAGACGACTACGCGGAGGCGGGAACCAAGAAGGACAACTCCATCTTGGAAATCCGAGAGACGTCATTTCAAATGATACCGATAAACCATGGGATTGTTTCCAAGGAAGAGTTTATAATACACACAATTTTCCCGCCGAACGGCTTGAGCCTGTACAAGAGCCCGCACAGTGACAACAACAGTTGCAACAGAAGTTACAGAGACAGTGGAATACCAGATTCAGATTACTCCCATTCATGA